In one Electrophorus electricus isolate fEleEle1 chromosome 21, fEleEle1.pri, whole genome shotgun sequence genomic region, the following are encoded:
- the rnf111 gene encoding E3 ubiquitin-protein ligase Arkadia isoform X1, translating into MKSEVPSDARRKQETLKGPLGNPEPMETAKSYPAEVEVIGKAGSEFAPLCADARHRPLRETGRRDSDRGLASRKKRKSQQAGPSDCSFKEGRVGETALAPPRHRAALLEPRSEDERQPESSFSDCASSPSSSLRFGDSDTLSSEEDRGLAVGPATGRQPPLTHVRASAPASAGSAGAGTGPAMGIRPLLSRPRAGRSHKWARLEPEASHVKRPCLGPRRALSRKRFAKGGAGGGAPRTPKQKERLLLQRKKREVIARRKYALLHSTSSSSEELTSDSSSSSSTEGEDELYVGVSSSGGSQASGNAVASGVLDEDVVVIEATPAPPVPANEEINVTSTDSEVEIVGDAFRPRSVGGHGRMHWGPSCSQSRAQEGRGRHRLSTVIQPLRQSAGEVVDLTVDEDDLSVVPTTSDSVHSQPASSSSSSSSSLHASTSDAAHEPPGPSASCPAMVADRMLEAHSHAGVPGPSTTATAAEDGRRGPLGDNGGVAMPRLPSCCPQHSPCGGPSSGHVTLGHAHLGCMQAGPAQPPGPQQPTTSQHAHGHSHHFHHHHHHHAGPAPSSLAFPEPSCPLERPTAVTAPCGAVGGSGQYHDQQTLPVDLSSSAVRSGGSSSATFGGASAFDPCCPGSTSRPPAYVSQAAPGPSQPNVVESFSPAMVAQPQPQPQLSSCRHYMHPSYGPLARSLHHQSSSSCPHTHASAPPPPQPPPQGDYVIPHPVLPFHAPLPSHGPAHAVPPAPPPPLQPHHLSGSGAPLPQHLAPEHQALPHHLPVLGPNPVQRLHQHEILQRIEVQRRRMMQHPTRAHERPPPHPHRMHPNYGHGHHIHVPQTMSSHPRQTDQRTTWELGIEAGVTVAPYPSGHLHTHLPHYHPPPRLHHFPIQLMHTGMPEVTYPHIRYISSRMTGFGRTYEDLLHLEERLGTVNRGASQGTIERCTYPHKYKKRKLHSKQDEEEGAEEDTEEKCTICLSILEEGEDVRRLPCMHLFHQLCVDQWLLTNKKCPICRVDIEAQLSSES; encoded by the exons ATGAAGAGTGAGGTCCCGTCTGACGCACGCCGCAAACAGGAGACCCTGAAGGGGCCTCTGGGAAACCCCGAGCCCATGGAGACGGCCAAGAGCTATCCAGCTGAGGTGGAAGTGATTGGCAAGGCGGGCAGCGAGTTCGCCCCGCTGTGCGCTGACGCTCGTCACCGGCCCCTGCGAGAGACGGGCCGCAGAGACTCAGACAGAGGCCTGGCGAGCCGCAAGAAGCGCAAGAGCCAACAGGCGGGGCCATCGGACTGCTCCTTCAAGGAAGGGCGTGTCGGTGAGACCGCGCTTGCGCCTCCGCGCCACAGGGCGGCGCTGCTGGAGCCGCGGAGCGAGGACGAACGGCAGCCCGAGTCCTCCTTCAGTGACTGTGCCTCCTCGCCCTCCTCAAGCTTGCGCTTCGGTGATTCAGACACCCTCAGCTCGGAGGAGGACAGGGGCCTGGCGGTGGGACCAGCGACCGGGCGGCAGCCGCCGCTGACCCACGTGAGGGCGTCGGCCCCAGCCTCGGCTGGGTCTGCTGGTGCCGGCACAGGCCCGGCTATGGGCATCCGGCCCCTGCTCAGCCGGCCCCGCGCCGGCCGCTCGCACAAGTGGGCGCGGCTGGAGCCAGAGGCCAGCCACGTGAAGCGGCCGTGCCTGGGCCCGCGTCGGGCACTGAGCCGGAAGCGCTTCGCCAAgggcggggcggggggcggAGCTCCACGCACCCCGAAGCAGAAGGAGCGCCTGCTGCTTCAGAGAAAGAAGAGGGAGGTGATCGCGCGCAGGAAATACGCGCTCCTGCACAGCACAAGCAGCTCCAGCGAGGAGCTCACCTCCGActcctcctcgtcctcttccACGGAGGGGGAGGATGAGCTCTATGTGGGCGTGAGCAGCAGCGGCGGGAGTCAAGCAAGTGGCAATGCCGTGGCCTCAG GTGTGTTGGATGAAGACGTGGTGGTGATCGAGGCCACGCCTGCGCCTCCTGTCCCAGCCAATGAGGAGATCAACGTCACCTCGACAGACAGCGAGGTGGAGATCGTGGGGGATGCCTTCAG GCCGCGGTCAGTGGGGGGTCATGGTAGGATGCACTGGGGCCCGAGCTGCTCTCAGAGTCGGGCTCAGGAGGGCCGAGGGCGCCACCGCCTGTCCACTGTCATCCAGCCCCTCAGGCAGAGCGCCGGCGAGGTGGTGGACCTCACCGTGGACGAAGATG ATCTCTCAGTTGTGCCAACCACTTCAGACAGCGTTCACTCGCAGCCTGCCagctcttcatcctcctcttcctcgtctcTCCACGCCTCTACCTCAGACGCGGCCCATGAGCCCCCGGGGCCGTCCGCCAGCTGCCCCGCCATGGTGGCCGACCGTATGCTGGAAGCTCACTCCCACGCTGGGGTCCCGGGGCCCAGCACCACCGCCACTGCCGCAGAGG ACGGGAGGAGGGGACCGTTAGGCGACAACGGAGGAGTAGCGATGCCCAGGCTGCCGTCCTGCTGCCCACAGCACTCGCCCTGTGGCGGGCCCTCCTCGGGTCACGTGACCCTCGGCCACGCCCACCTGGGGTGCATGCAGGCGGGGCCGGCGCAGCCGCCCGGCCCGCAGCAGCCCACCACCTCCCAGCACGCCCACGGCCACTCGCACCacttccaccaccaccaccaccaccacgcaggccccgccccctcctcgcTGGCCTTCCCCGAGCCCAGCTGCCCGTTGGAGAGGCCCACCGCTGTGACGGCCCCCTGTGGCGCAGTGGGCGGCAGCGGCCAATACCACGACCAG caGACTCTGCCTGTGGATCTCAGTAGCAGTGCTGTGCGGAGCGGCGGCTCCAGCAGCGCGACCTTCGGCGGCGCCTCCGCCTTCGACCCGTGCTGTCCAGGCTCCACCTCGCGTCCTCCGGCCTACGTTTCCCAGGCTGCACCGGGGCCCAGCCAGCCCAACGTGGTGGAGTCGTTCAGCCCGGCCATGGTGGCCCAGCCGCAGCCCCAGCCTCAGCTCTCGTCCTGCAGGCACTACATGCATCCTTCCT aCGGCCCCCTGGCACGTTCCTTGCACCACCAGTCCTCCTCATCCTGCCCCCACACGCATGCCagtgccccgccccctcctcagcCCCCACCGCAGGGCGACTACGTCATCCCCCACCCTGTGCTCCCCTTCCACGCACCTCTGCCCTCCCACGGGCCCGCCCACGCCGTGCCgcccgccccgccccctcctctcCAGCCCCATCACCTCTCGGGTTCCGGTGCCCCGCTACCCCAGCACCTGGCCCCCGAGCACCAGGCCCTGCCGCACCACCTGCCTGTGCTGGGCCCCAACCCTGTACAGAGGCTCCATCAGCACGAGATCCTGCAGCGGATAGAGGTGCAGAGACGCAGGATGATGCAGCACCCGAC CCGAGCACATGAAAGGCCCCCCCCACACCCGCACAGAATGCACCCCAACTACGGCCATGGACACCACATCCACGTGCCACAGACCATGTCGTCACACCCCCGCCAGACCGACCAGAGGACCACGTG GGAGCTGGGCATAGAGGCGGGCGTGACCGTAGCCCCGTACCCTTCAGGACATCTACACACCCATCTTCCCCACTACCATCCCCCGCCCAGACTGCACCACTTCCCCATCCAGCTGATG CACACTGGCATGCCTGAAGTCACCTATCCGCACATTCGCTACATCTCATCCAGAATGACTGGATTTGGCCGAACCTATGAG GATCTGCTGCATTTAGAGGAACGTCTGGGGACTGTGAATCGAGGGGCCTCTCAGGGAACTATAGAGAGGTGCACTTACCCGCACAAGTACAAGAAG agaaaGCTGCACAGTAagcaggatgaggaggagggggcagaggaAGACACTGAGGAGAAATGCACCATCTGTCTGTCAATACTGGAGGAAGGGGAGGATGTCCG aCGCCTGCCTTGTATGCACCTCTtccatcagctgtgtgtggaccAGTGGCTCCTCACTAACAAAAAGTGCCCCATCTGCAGAGTGGACATAGAGGCCCAGTTATCCTCTGAAAGTTGA
- the rnf111 gene encoding E3 ubiquitin-protein ligase Arkadia isoform X2: MKSEVPSDARRKQETLKGPLGNPEPMETAKSYPAEVEVIGKAGSEFAPLCADARHRPLRETGRRDSDRGLASRKKRKSQQAGPSDCSFKEGRVGETALAPPRHRAALLEPRSEDERQPESSFSDCASSPSSSLRFGDSDTLSSEEDRGLAVGPATGRQPPLTHVRASAPASAGSAGAGTGPAMGIRPLLSRPRAGRSHKWARLEPEASHVKRPCLGPRRALSRKRFAKGGAGGGAPRTPKQKERLLLQRKKREVIARRKYALLHSTSSSSEELTSDSSSSSSTEGEDELYVGVSSSGGSQASGNAVASGVLDEDVVVIEATPAPPVPANEEINVTSTDSEVEIVGDAFRPRSVGGHGRMHWGPSCSQSRAQEGRGRHRLSTVIQPLRQSAGEVVDLTVDEDDLSVVPTTSDSVHSQPASSSSSSSSSLHASTSDAAHEPPGPSASCPAMVADRMLEAHSHAGVPGPSTTATAAEDGRRGPLGDNGGVAMPRLPSCCPQHSPCGGPSSGHVTLGHAHLGCMQAGPAQPPGPQQPTTSQHAHGHSHHFHHHHHHHAGPAPSSLAFPEPSCPLERPTAVTAPCGAVGGSGQYHDQTLPVDLSSSAVRSGGSSSATFGGASAFDPCCPGSTSRPPAYVSQAAPGPSQPNVVESFSPAMVAQPQPQPQLSSCRHYMHPSYGPLARSLHHQSSSSCPHTHASAPPPPQPPPQGDYVIPHPVLPFHAPLPSHGPAHAVPPAPPPPLQPHHLSGSGAPLPQHLAPEHQALPHHLPVLGPNPVQRLHQHEILQRIEVQRRRMMQHPTRAHERPPPHPHRMHPNYGHGHHIHVPQTMSSHPRQTDQRTTWELGIEAGVTVAPYPSGHLHTHLPHYHPPPRLHHFPIQLMHTGMPEVTYPHIRYISSRMTGFGRTYEDLLHLEERLGTVNRGASQGTIERCTYPHKYKKRKLHSKQDEEEGAEEDTEEKCTICLSILEEGEDVRRLPCMHLFHQLCVDQWLLTNKKCPICRVDIEAQLSSES, encoded by the exons ATGAAGAGTGAGGTCCCGTCTGACGCACGCCGCAAACAGGAGACCCTGAAGGGGCCTCTGGGAAACCCCGAGCCCATGGAGACGGCCAAGAGCTATCCAGCTGAGGTGGAAGTGATTGGCAAGGCGGGCAGCGAGTTCGCCCCGCTGTGCGCTGACGCTCGTCACCGGCCCCTGCGAGAGACGGGCCGCAGAGACTCAGACAGAGGCCTGGCGAGCCGCAAGAAGCGCAAGAGCCAACAGGCGGGGCCATCGGACTGCTCCTTCAAGGAAGGGCGTGTCGGTGAGACCGCGCTTGCGCCTCCGCGCCACAGGGCGGCGCTGCTGGAGCCGCGGAGCGAGGACGAACGGCAGCCCGAGTCCTCCTTCAGTGACTGTGCCTCCTCGCCCTCCTCAAGCTTGCGCTTCGGTGATTCAGACACCCTCAGCTCGGAGGAGGACAGGGGCCTGGCGGTGGGACCAGCGACCGGGCGGCAGCCGCCGCTGACCCACGTGAGGGCGTCGGCCCCAGCCTCGGCTGGGTCTGCTGGTGCCGGCACAGGCCCGGCTATGGGCATCCGGCCCCTGCTCAGCCGGCCCCGCGCCGGCCGCTCGCACAAGTGGGCGCGGCTGGAGCCAGAGGCCAGCCACGTGAAGCGGCCGTGCCTGGGCCCGCGTCGGGCACTGAGCCGGAAGCGCTTCGCCAAgggcggggcggggggcggAGCTCCACGCACCCCGAAGCAGAAGGAGCGCCTGCTGCTTCAGAGAAAGAAGAGGGAGGTGATCGCGCGCAGGAAATACGCGCTCCTGCACAGCACAAGCAGCTCCAGCGAGGAGCTCACCTCCGActcctcctcgtcctcttccACGGAGGGGGAGGATGAGCTCTATGTGGGCGTGAGCAGCAGCGGCGGGAGTCAAGCAAGTGGCAATGCCGTGGCCTCAG GTGTGTTGGATGAAGACGTGGTGGTGATCGAGGCCACGCCTGCGCCTCCTGTCCCAGCCAATGAGGAGATCAACGTCACCTCGACAGACAGCGAGGTGGAGATCGTGGGGGATGCCTTCAG GCCGCGGTCAGTGGGGGGTCATGGTAGGATGCACTGGGGCCCGAGCTGCTCTCAGAGTCGGGCTCAGGAGGGCCGAGGGCGCCACCGCCTGTCCACTGTCATCCAGCCCCTCAGGCAGAGCGCCGGCGAGGTGGTGGACCTCACCGTGGACGAAGATG ATCTCTCAGTTGTGCCAACCACTTCAGACAGCGTTCACTCGCAGCCTGCCagctcttcatcctcctcttcctcgtctcTCCACGCCTCTACCTCAGACGCGGCCCATGAGCCCCCGGGGCCGTCCGCCAGCTGCCCCGCCATGGTGGCCGACCGTATGCTGGAAGCTCACTCCCACGCTGGGGTCCCGGGGCCCAGCACCACCGCCACTGCCGCAGAGG ACGGGAGGAGGGGACCGTTAGGCGACAACGGAGGAGTAGCGATGCCCAGGCTGCCGTCCTGCTGCCCACAGCACTCGCCCTGTGGCGGGCCCTCCTCGGGTCACGTGACCCTCGGCCACGCCCACCTGGGGTGCATGCAGGCGGGGCCGGCGCAGCCGCCCGGCCCGCAGCAGCCCACCACCTCCCAGCACGCCCACGGCCACTCGCACCacttccaccaccaccaccaccaccacgcaggccccgccccctcctcgcTGGCCTTCCCCGAGCCCAGCTGCCCGTTGGAGAGGCCCACCGCTGTGACGGCCCCCTGTGGCGCAGTGGGCGGCAGCGGCCAATACCACGACCAG ACTCTGCCTGTGGATCTCAGTAGCAGTGCTGTGCGGAGCGGCGGCTCCAGCAGCGCGACCTTCGGCGGCGCCTCCGCCTTCGACCCGTGCTGTCCAGGCTCCACCTCGCGTCCTCCGGCCTACGTTTCCCAGGCTGCACCGGGGCCCAGCCAGCCCAACGTGGTGGAGTCGTTCAGCCCGGCCATGGTGGCCCAGCCGCAGCCCCAGCCTCAGCTCTCGTCCTGCAGGCACTACATGCATCCTTCCT aCGGCCCCCTGGCACGTTCCTTGCACCACCAGTCCTCCTCATCCTGCCCCCACACGCATGCCagtgccccgccccctcctcagcCCCCACCGCAGGGCGACTACGTCATCCCCCACCCTGTGCTCCCCTTCCACGCACCTCTGCCCTCCCACGGGCCCGCCCACGCCGTGCCgcccgccccgccccctcctctcCAGCCCCATCACCTCTCGGGTTCCGGTGCCCCGCTACCCCAGCACCTGGCCCCCGAGCACCAGGCCCTGCCGCACCACCTGCCTGTGCTGGGCCCCAACCCTGTACAGAGGCTCCATCAGCACGAGATCCTGCAGCGGATAGAGGTGCAGAGACGCAGGATGATGCAGCACCCGAC CCGAGCACATGAAAGGCCCCCCCCACACCCGCACAGAATGCACCCCAACTACGGCCATGGACACCACATCCACGTGCCACAGACCATGTCGTCACACCCCCGCCAGACCGACCAGAGGACCACGTG GGAGCTGGGCATAGAGGCGGGCGTGACCGTAGCCCCGTACCCTTCAGGACATCTACACACCCATCTTCCCCACTACCATCCCCCGCCCAGACTGCACCACTTCCCCATCCAGCTGATG CACACTGGCATGCCTGAAGTCACCTATCCGCACATTCGCTACATCTCATCCAGAATGACTGGATTTGGCCGAACCTATGAG GATCTGCTGCATTTAGAGGAACGTCTGGGGACTGTGAATCGAGGGGCCTCTCAGGGAACTATAGAGAGGTGCACTTACCCGCACAAGTACAAGAAG agaaaGCTGCACAGTAagcaggatgaggaggagggggcagaggaAGACACTGAGGAGAAATGCACCATCTGTCTGTCAATACTGGAGGAAGGGGAGGATGTCCG aCGCCTGCCTTGTATGCACCTCTtccatcagctgtgtgtggaccAGTGGCTCCTCACTAACAAAAAGTGCCCCATCTGCAGAGTGGACATAGAGGCCCAGTTATCCTCTGAAAGTTGA